The following proteins come from a genomic window of Alosa sapidissima isolate fAloSap1 chromosome 20, fAloSap1.pri, whole genome shotgun sequence:
- the LOC121694771 gene encoding LOW QUALITY PROTEIN: trichohyalin-like (The sequence of the model RefSeq protein was modified relative to this genomic sequence to represent the inferred CDS: substituted 1 base at 1 genomic stop codon) gives METQEAEDVKASQATEDAEQKEMAMSSEKWKRQVEKEQKEFVSEVNTILEELSQRHLDETVPGHFPVTGSYTWVGGRKMELEANNAKSRQEMNRLKQNKRQCDAEREREMERKRERKRLQQARQETQVDEDREIQRQMDVRAKQKAEKQREVAMKEQELSHDIKQLNDFIQKVSETDKELHEMAHKELDRLRKLELFYQNKRRKALEREQQMATLQIEQRQQRERKKEEERARALTRDIERLVGSDRTGLWGIGQSYGCAGDEEKRDMERLREIERAQEQKLLMERLKQAEERILALERERERLQKMERLKEMQRERERHIQMENLKASGRENEMKLETRGKSVHTGTEIQTELEPQKQVDPIKLQRNKELETEKQKRQEIDQLSKLDSEKQKQKEMDRIKDSEREKARKQDNEKLEGIKRQEELKKQWEEKQRKMGQEMEGKPLQKQKEMEQGLNERQQKIEEERQQREKEMERDIKKKGEMELREKEGRLREMELKQMEGVNKKIKEKEELERKLKEEERLKEQERHKELEWEKERQKEMEELKKLKKEEVFESQEILKKQWEVKQKMMEKEMEKKQREMERKFQEKQKEMKQCLSERPQRIEEEKQQREKKMERLKEMERDIKKKGEMELMEKEETLRQMELKQRDELNKKTKEKEVLERKAKEEERLKELESSKELEREKQKTEREQLKVFKTEEETQKEMDRLNNLEREKARKQHHEKLEEIKRQEELKKQLEDQQKTMEKEMLEKHREMERQLLQKQKEMEQGLNERQQKIEEERQXREKEMERLKEMERDIKKKGEMELREKEERLREMELKQMEELKKRAMENENQKKDLDRKAENQKRAEHERQMQMEVEKQRERERVLEEQQREVDEKKHQLQLQEASAAEEKEKLKEIEKTMTLKNKDMLKQMEESWRQTARQKEEEWEAKYREIEKQREQAEKDAIKEKERLQELRREEQRRQIQIEKEKQKEIERLMDIQRKENEERQSDLAKKRQEKEENLKQSKSEVNEKQKELELQKVVEAQIEKKIKDIERKIQDKNTADLKQTEEKWTKVALQKDDEWKEKCREIEKQEEKEKEAKTREEQVKHLEQEKKQSQIQIEEERQNERERLLEIQKMEMEESLREMEQRTLEMEKKEEKRRQYIEEREREMEQKRMEMERKEAEKRKREMEQKQELELQKEEEAEKLKEIEKSIKEKCESELKQIEDKREEHQQLQTEGEKQRESQSLLEIQSRENENRQAEMNNRKLEMEKEEVEAGQMKVEEEKKEINRQMEMRQKETDREMERRDTEARKTRLDIIREQQRERKSERMRKTEERQKEEQRKREERQNQDEEARHWYEHPEEWRKNQDKLAIQKEEARQQELEKKWEEEARILEELNRRQNEYEEKMRPERQREKEKRKEAEMQRQLELEKQDELDRQRELEMEREREQEIQRQREEEMERKRQEEEMQRQKQEEEMQRQKQEEMESQTKEEQQEDKGTFWEQTDDECSDESSDETNDDERESQDETDAPVRDKSMRRRFIGWLNGKMKERYETKIERTIMREEEVFKGYMTRAKREQEKRKSLVDAEAKRQNLESSWLEWEKGKKEKKIKRKEQKKEARSQAQLARILKLNEEADRNLDKYNGTNIYSSQNKLLRKQMIGWDRKRK, from the exons ATGGAGACACAGGAGGCTGAGGACGTGAAGGCCAGTCAGGCGACGGAAGATGCTGAGCAGAAGGAGATGGCTATGAGCTCTGAAAAGTGGAAAAGACAAGTGGAGAAGGAGCAAAAAGAGTTTGTGAGTGAGGTCAACACAATCTTAGAGGAGCTCTCTCAGCGACACCTGGATGAGACTGTGCCCGGACATTTTCCAGTGACAGGTTCATACACCTGGGTGGGTGGAAGGAAAATGGAGCTGGAAGCCAACAATGCAAAAAGTAGACAAGAAATGAACAGGCTGAAGCAGAATAAAAGACAGTGtgatgcagaaagagagagagagatggagaggaagagagagcggaAGAGACTTCAGCAGGCAAGGCAAGAGACGCAGGTGGATGAGGACAGAGAAATACAGAGGCAGATGGACGTCAGGGCCAAACAGAaggcagagaaacagagagaggtggCAATGAAGGAGCAGGAGTTATCCCATGACATCAAACAACTGAACGATTTCATCCAAAAGGTGTCAGAAACAGACAAGGAACTGCATGAGATG GCTCACAAAGAGTTGGATAGACTGCGTAAACTTGAACTGTTCTACCAAAACAAGAGAAGGAAAGCCCTTGAGAGAGAACAACAAATGGCAACATTACAGATTGAGCAGAGGcaacaaagagagaggaagaaggaggaagagCGAGCGAGAGCTCTAACAAGAGATATAGAAAGACTGGTGGGCTCGGATCGAACAGGGCTGTGGGGCATTGGCCAGTCTTATGGATGTGCAGGTGATGAAGAGAAG AGGGACATGGAGAGGTTGAGAGAGATTGAGCGAGCTCAGGAGCAAAAGCTACTGATGGAAAGATTAAAACAGGCTGAAGAAAGAATTCTAGCattggagagggaaagagagaggttgCAAAAGATGGAAAGGCTGAAAGAAatgcagagagaaagggaaaggcaTATACAGATGGAGAACCTGAAAGCATcaggaagagagaatgagatgaaGTTGGAAACAAGGGGGAAATCGGTTCATACAGGTACAGAGATACAGACAGAACTAGAACCCCAAAAACAAGTGGATCCGATAAAGCTACAGAGAAACAAAGAGttggagacagagaaacagaagcGGCAAGAGATAGATCAGCTGAGCAAGTTAGATAGTGAAAAACAAAAGCAGAAAGAGATGGATAGAATTAAAGATTCGGAAAGAGAAAAGGCAAGAAAGCAAGACAATGAGAAATTGGAAGGAATTAAAAGACAGGAAGAACTGAAGAAGCAATGggaagaaaaacagagaaaaatgggacaagaaatggagggaaaacctcttcaaaaacagaaagaaatggAACAAGGTTTGAATGAGAGACAGCAAAAGATTGAGGAAGAGAGGCAgcagcgagagaaagagatggagagagatatcaagaaaaagggagagatggaactgagggagaaagaggggagactCAGGGAGATGGAACTGAAGCAGATGGAGGGGGTGAACAAGAAAATCAAAGAAAAGGAAGAGTTGGAGAGAAAactgaaggaggaagagaggttgaaagagcaggagagacataaagagttggagtgggagaaagagaggcagaaggaGATGGAAGAGCTGAAGAAGCTGAAGAAAGAGGAAGTGTTTGAGAGTCAGGAAATATTGAAGAAGCAGTGGGAAGTGAAACAGAAAATGATGGaaaaagaaatggagaaaaagcaaagagaaatggaaagaaagtttcaagaaaaacagaaagaaatgaAACAATGTTTGAGTGAGAGACCGCAAAGGATTGAGGAGGagaagcagcagagagagaagaagatggagcgtttgaaagagatggagagggatattaagaaaaaaggagagatggaattgatggagaaagaggagacactCAGACAGATGGAATTGAAGCAACGGGACGAGTTGAACAAGAAAACCAAAGAAAAAGAAGTGTTGGAAAGAAAAgccaaagaggaggagaggttgaAAGAGCTGGAGAGCTCTAAAGAgttagagagggagaaacagaagacagagagagaacagctaAAAGTGTTCAAGACAGAGGAAGAAACGCAGAAAGAGATGGATAGATTGAACAACTTGGAAAGAGAAAAGGCAAGAAAACAACATCATGAGAAATTGGAAGAGATCAAGAGACAAGAAGAACTGAAGAAACAATTGGAAGATCAACAGAAAACAATGGAAAAAGAAATGTTGGAAAAGCACAGAGAAATGGAAAGACaacttcttcaaaaacagaaagaaatggAACAAGGTTTGAATGAGAGACAGCAAAAGATTGAGGAGGAGAGGCAGTagcgagagaaggagatggagcgtttgaaagagatggagagagatatcaagaagaagggagagatggaactgagggagaaagaggagagactcAGGGAGATGGAACTGAAGCAGATGGAGGAGTTGAAGAAAAGGGCCATGGAAAATGAAAATCAGAAAAAAGATTTGGATAGAAAAGCCGAAAACCAGAAGAGAGCAGAACATGAAAGACAGATGCAAATGGAGGtggagaaacaaagagagagagaaagagttctgGAGGAGCAACAAAGGGAGGTAGATGAGAAAAAACATCAGCTGCAATTACAAGAAGCTTCAGCGGCTGAAGAAAAGGAGAAACTCAAAGAAATTGAGAAAACAATGACATTGAAAAATAAAGATATGCTAAAACAGATGGAGGAAAGCTGGAGACAAACAGCCCGACAGAAGGAGGAGGAATGGGAAGCAAAatacagagagatagaaaaacagagagagcagGCAGAAAAGGATGCCatcaaagagaaagaaagattacAAGAGCTAAGGAGGGAAGAACAGAGAAGACAGATTcaaattgaaaaagaaaaacagaaagagatagaaagactGATGGATATCCAAAGAAAGGAGAAtgaggagagacagagcgatTTGGCTAAAAAGAGACAAGAAAAAGAGGAGAACCTTAAGCAAAGCAAGAGTGAAgtgaatgaaaaacaaaaggaaTTGGAGTTACAGAAAGTTGTAGAAGcacagatagagaaaaagatcAAGGACATTGAAAGAAAGATACAAGATAAAAACACAGCTGACCTAAAACAAACAGAGGAAAAGTGGACAAAAGTAGCCCTGCAAAAGGATGATGAGTGGAAAGAGAAATGCAGAGAGATTGAAAAAcaagaggaaaaagaaaaagaggcaAAAACGAGGGAAGAACAGGTGAAACACCTTGAGCAGGAGAAAAAGCAAAGTCAGATTCAAATAGAAGAGGAGAgacaaaatgagagagaaaggctCCTAGAGATCCAAAaaatggagatggaggagagccTAAGAGAGATGGAACAGAGAACAttggaaatggagaaaaaagaagagaaaagacgTCAGTATattgaggagagagaaagagagatggaacagaaaaggatggagatggagagaaaagaagctgagaaaagaaaaagagagatggagcaaAAACAAGAACTGGAGTTACAAAAGGAAGAAGAAGCAGAGAAACTCAAGGAGATTGAGAAAAGCATAAAAGAAAAATGTGAGTCTGAGCTTAAACAAATAGAGGACAAGAGAGAAGAACATCAACAGCTTCAAACTGAAGGGGAAAAACAAAGAGAGTCACAAAGTCTACTCGAGATCCAGAGCAGGGAAAATGAAAATAGGCAAGCAGAAATGAACAACAGAAAGTTAGAAATGGAAAAGGAAGAAGTGgaagctggacaaatgaaagtggaggaagaaaagaaggaaataaacagacaaatggaaatgagacaaaaagagacagacagagagatggaaagaagaGACACTGAAGCAAGAAAAACTAGACTAGACATTATTCGAGaacaacagagggagagaaagagcgagcgcatgagaaagacagaagagagacagaaagaggagcaaagaaagagagaagagcgaCAAAATCAGGATGAGGAAGCAAGACACTGGTATGAACACCCAGAAGAATGGCGTAAGAACCAAGACAAACTGGCCATCCAGAAAGAAGAGGCACGACAACAAGAGCTGGAAAAAAAGTGGGAAGAAGAGGCCAGGATACTTGAAGAATTAAATAGAAGGCAAAATGAATATGAGGAGAAAATGAGGCCTgagcgacagagagaaaaagagaaacggAAGGAGGCTGAAATGCAGCGCCAACTAGAATTGGAAAAACAGGACGAATTGGACAGACAAAGGGAGCTagaaatggaaagagagagagaacaggaaattcagagacagagggaagaggaaatggagagaaagagacaagag GAAGAAATGCAGAGACAAAAACAAGAGGAAGAAATGcagagacaaaaacaagaaGAAATGGAGAGTCAGACAAAGGAGGAACAACAGGAGGACAAGGGAACATTCTGGGAACAAACTGATGATGAGTGTAGTGATGAGAGCAGTGATGAGACTAATGATGATGAGAGGGAATCACAGGATGAGACAGATGCTCCGGTCCGAGATAAGAGTATGAGAAGGAGGT